Proteins from a single region of Desertibacillus haloalkaliphilus:
- a CDS encoding 3-hydroxyacyl-CoA dehydrogenase yields the protein MNSITVIGSGVMGRGIAYVASVGGYQVQLIDIKEEALQNAKADINKIFDKGLERGKITSEQADKAKSSLVYKTDLSEAAKVSDLIIEAVPEKKEIKKSTFEQIDKYAPESCYFATNTSTMSPTEIGSYTNRPEKVIAMHFFNPVHKMPLVEIVRGLETSDETASVVEEVSQKMGKETVVVNEFPGFVTSRISAMVGNEAFYMLQEGVGTPEEIDKAIKLGLNYPMGPFELGDLVGLDARLNNLKYLHETLGEKFRPCPLLEKYVKAGRLGRKTGRGVYEY from the coding sequence ATGAATTCTATTACCGTTATTGGTTCAGGTGTCATGGGACGCGGCATTGCCTATGTCGCATCAGTAGGTGGCTATCAAGTTCAATTAATTGATATTAAAGAGGAAGCACTTCAAAATGCTAAAGCGGATATTAATAAAATCTTTGATAAAGGTCTTGAACGAGGTAAGATTACGAGTGAACAAGCTGATAAGGCCAAATCTTCTTTAGTTTACAAAACGGATTTAAGTGAAGCGGCTAAAGTGTCAGATTTAATTATCGAAGCTGTTCCTGAAAAGAAAGAAATTAAAAAGAGTACATTTGAACAAATCGATAAGTATGCACCAGAATCATGTTATTTTGCAACAAACACATCAACGATGAGCCCAACTGAAATTGGTTCATATACAAACCGTCCTGAAAAAGTTATTGCTATGCACTTCTTTAACCCAGTTCATAAAATGCCACTTGTTGAAATTGTTCGTGGTCTAGAAACATCTGATGAAACGGCATCTGTTGTTGAAGAAGTTTCCCAAAAAATGGGTAAAGAAACGGTTGTTGTTAATGAGTTTCCTGGATTCGTTACGAGCCGCATTAGTGCAATGGTAGGTAATGAAGCGTTCTATATGCTTCAAGAGGGTGTGGGAACACCAGAAGAGATTGATAAAGCGATTAAGCTTGGCTTGAATTATCCAATGGGCCCGTTTGAACTTGGGGATTTGGTAGGCCTAGATGCTCGCTTAAATAACTTGAAGTATCTCCACGAAACGTTAGGAGAGAAGTTCCGACCTTGTCCGTTGCTAGAGAAATATGTGAAAGCAGGACGTCTCGGACGTAAAACAGGAAGAGGAGTATATGAATACTAA
- a CDS encoding aldehyde dehydrogenase family protein, with protein MSKVATQNKMEAIEMKRDVYQMVINGERVDSESKETFTTYNPATGKPLAQVAKATTADAERAVEAARNAFDNGKWKKYPVNKRARVMNKIASIMRSRFNELVELEVLNSGKSLVAAQGQVMQSIEDFEFYAGAIVGHRGTVNNMPGGFFNYSQNEPVGVCAQIIPWNYPMMMAAWKIAPAIAVGCSVVIKPASLTPLTAIVLTEICHEAGVPEGVVNIVPGPGALIGDYLVENPNVDKVAFTGSTPTGKDIMQKASQTLKRLTLELGGKSPNLVFEDADIDGAVAGSLFGIFYNTGQSCEARSRLYVHEDIYDEFMEKFVEKTKQLKLGDPLDKGTHLGSIVSRGQLEVIDGYVKSAIEEGATVVTGGEELKLEGFEDGHWYAPTIITDVTPDMKVVREEIFGPVVVVQKFKDEKEAIKQANDTEFGLGSAIWTKDQGRATRVANQIQAGIVMVNCPFSAFPGTPFGGYKQSGFGRELCIETLDLYTEQKSILSYYGSKPVNPFGV; from the coding sequence ATGTCAAAAGTAGCAACGCAAAACAAGATGGAAGCAATTGAGATGAAGCGCGATGTTTACCAAATGGTTATTAATGGAGAAAGAGTAGATAGCGAGTCAAAGGAAACGTTCACAACATATAACCCAGCAACAGGTAAGCCTCTTGCTCAAGTTGCAAAAGCAACTACAGCTGATGCAGAACGTGCCGTTGAAGCAGCAAGAAATGCGTTTGATAATGGAAAGTGGAAGAAGTACCCTGTAAATAAACGAGCGAGAGTTATGAATAAGATTGCCTCAATTATGAGATCTCGCTTCAATGAATTGGTTGAATTAGAAGTTTTAAATAGTGGGAAATCTTTAGTAGCTGCACAAGGGCAAGTGATGCAATCAATTGAGGACTTCGAATTTTACGCTGGTGCGATCGTAGGTCACCGCGGAACAGTTAACAATATGCCAGGCGGATTCTTTAACTATTCCCAAAATGAACCTGTAGGTGTTTGTGCGCAAATTATCCCGTGGAATTATCCAATGATGATGGCTGCATGGAAAATTGCACCTGCAATTGCAGTTGGTTGTTCGGTAGTTATTAAACCTGCAAGTCTTACTCCATTAACAGCAATTGTCTTAACAGAAATTTGTCATGAAGCTGGTGTTCCTGAAGGTGTTGTAAATATTGTGCCTGGACCAGGTGCTTTAATTGGTGACTACCTTGTTGAAAATCCAAATGTAGACAAAGTTGCATTTACAGGTTCTACACCAACAGGTAAAGACATCATGCAGAAAGCTTCACAGACATTAAAGCGTCTAACTTTAGAGCTAGGTGGTAAGTCACCGAACTTAGTTTTTGAAGATGCTGATATCGATGGTGCTGTTGCAGGTTCATTATTCGGTATTTTCTACAATACAGGTCAATCTTGTGAAGCACGTTCTCGTTTATATGTTCATGAGGACATCTATGATGAGTTCATGGAAAAATTCGTAGAAAAGACGAAGCAATTAAAACTAGGTGATCCATTAGATAAAGGCACTCATTTAGGATCAATTGTTAGTCGTGGTCAATTAGAAGTAATTGATGGTTATGTGAAGTCTGCAATCGAAGAAGGTGCGACTGTCGTAACTGGCGGTGAAGAGTTGAAACTAGAAGGTTTTGAAGATGGACATTGGTATGCACCAACAATTATTACAGATGTTACTCCAGATATGAAAGTTGTTCGTGAAGAAATCTTTGGACCTGTCGTTGTTGTTCAGAAGTTTAAAGATGAGAAAGAAGCGATTAAACAAGCGAATGATACAGAATTCGGTCTAGGTTCTGCAATTTGGACGAAGGATCAAGGACGCGCGACTCGCGTTGCTAACCAAATTCAAGCCGGAATTGTAATGGTTAACTGCCCATTCTCGGCATTCCCTGGTACACCGTTTGGTGGATATAAACAATCTGGATTTGGCCGTGAGCTGTGTATTGAAACACTTGACCTTTATACAGAGCAAAAGAGTATCCTTTCATATTATGGAAGCAAACCGGTTAATCCTTTTGGGGTTTAA
- a CDS encoding gamma carbonic anhydrase family protein translates to MLYPYNEKIPKIHDTVFVAPGARIIGDVNIGKESSVWFNSVLRGDEAPIRIGERCNIQDNSTCHLYEDYPLILEDEVSVGHNVILHGCTIRKGALIGMGATILDGAEIGESSFIGANTLIPPGKKIPPKTMVMGSPGKVVRELTDKDLELIELTIETYQKKGQEFLKQLGRP, encoded by the coding sequence ATGCTTTACCCTTATAATGAAAAAATTCCAAAAATTCACGATACTGTTTTTGTTGCTCCAGGAGCTAGAATTATAGGTGATGTTAACATTGGGAAAGAATCTAGTGTTTGGTTCAATTCAGTTTTACGAGGTGATGAAGCACCGATACGAATTGGAGAACGGTGTAATATCCAAGATAACTCAACTTGCCACCTTTATGAGGATTACCCACTGATCCTTGAGGATGAAGTTTCAGTCGGTCATAATGTTATCCTTCATGGTTGCACCATCCGTAAAGGTGCTTTGATTGGAATGGGGGCAACTATTTTAGATGGCGCTGAAATCGGCGAATCATCATTTATCGGTGCAAACACACTCATTCCACCAGGAAAGAAAATCCCACCTAAAACAATGGTCATGGGCTCACCTGGAAAAGTTGTACGAGAACTGACTGATAAAGACCTAGAATTAATTGAGTTAACGATTGAGACGTATCAGAAGAAAGGTCAGGAATTTTTAAAACAATTAGGCCGACCATAA
- a CDS encoding NCS2 family permease — translation MERFFHLRELGTTVKTEVLAGITTFLTMVYIIIVNPAILSAAGVPFEQVFTATIVAAVIGTLIMGIFAKYPIAIAPGMGMNAYFASVVATHGVSYQVVFGTVFVAGVIFLLLTLTKFRETLIQSIPNSLKYGITSGIGLFIAFIGLRMAEIVVANPENLVTLGDLSNPVTLLSILGLFITLLLMARKIKGALFLGMLVTAVIGYFMGLLHFDGVVSAPPSIVLFDLDIAGVFTHALYTVVFAFLLVTIFDTTGTMIGIAEQAGLMKDGKFPRAKPALMADAVATTVGATMGTSPSSAYVESSSGVAAGGRSGLTAVVVAVLFIGALFFSPVVAAISALPAITAPVLIIVGCFMMEGLAKISWKDFDEAFPAFAIILTMPLTSSIATGIAVGFIMYPIIKLVSGKGKEVHPILYTFGVIFAIQMAFFPAH, via the coding sequence ATGGAACGTTTTTTTCATTTACGTGAATTAGGAACAACAGTAAAAACGGAAGTGTTAGCAGGTATAACAACGTTTTTAACAATGGTGTATATCATTATCGTCAATCCTGCGATTTTATCTGCAGCAGGAGTGCCGTTTGAGCAAGTTTTCACTGCGACAATTGTTGCTGCAGTAATTGGAACATTAATAATGGGCATTTTTGCAAAGTACCCGATCGCGATTGCACCTGGGATGGGCATGAATGCTTACTTTGCAAGCGTCGTAGCTACACATGGAGTGAGTTATCAAGTCGTTTTTGGAACGGTTTTTGTTGCTGGTGTTATCTTTCTACTATTAACATTGACTAAATTTCGAGAAACATTGATTCAATCAATCCCTAATTCTTTAAAATATGGAATCACATCTGGGATTGGCTTATTTATTGCATTCATCGGTTTGAGGATGGCAGAAATTGTTGTAGCGAATCCAGAGAACCTTGTAACATTAGGGGATTTGAGCAACCCGGTTACACTCTTATCGATTTTAGGGTTGTTTATTACGCTGTTATTAATGGCACGTAAAATAAAGGGCGCTTTGTTCCTAGGTATGTTAGTTACTGCAGTCATCGGTTATTTTATGGGCCTTTTACATTTTGATGGGGTCGTTTCAGCACCACCATCGATCGTGTTGTTTGATTTAGATATTGCGGGTGTATTCACTCACGCTTTATACACAGTTGTATTTGCCTTTTTATTAGTAACAATCTTTGATACAACAGGGACAATGATTGGTATAGCAGAGCAGGCGGGGTTAATGAAAGATGGTAAATTTCCACGAGCTAAGCCGGCGCTTATGGCAGATGCTGTAGCTACGACAGTTGGTGCGACAATGGGTACGAGCCCATCAAGTGCTTATGTTGAGTCATCTTCTGGGGTCGCTGCTGGTGGTCGGTCCGGATTAACTGCGGTTGTTGTGGCAGTGTTGTTTATAGGAGCATTATTCTTTTCACCGGTTGTTGCCGCAATTTCAGCACTCCCAGCCATTACTGCTCCAGTGTTAATTATTGTTGGGTGCTTTATGATGGAAGGATTGGCAAAAATCAGTTGGAAGGACTTTGATGAAGCATTTCCAGCTTTTGCGATCATTTTAACGATGCCATTAACGTCTAGTATTGCTACTGGAATTGCGGTAGGTTTTATCATGTACCCAATTATTAAGCTTGTGAGTGGAAAAGGAAAAGA
- the paaX gene encoding phenylacetic acid degradation operon negative regulatory protein PaaX produces the protein MEKSLNTRSMIFTLYGDYVRYYGNVIWIGSLIRLLKEFGHNEQSVRAAISRMNKQGWVQSEKRGNKSYYYLTDIGKERMEEAAERIYKITSHSWDGKWRILMYTIPEEKRNIRDELRQELVWSGFGSLSNSCWISPNKLEKQVDNLIEKYDITSYVNFFISDYVGPHSDEHLVNNCWDLDEINERYEEFIQKYSQKYVIDKNKIAKGTMTDGECFVERTILVHEYRKFLFIDPGLPAELLPDRWLGDSAATLFSDYYKALAEPSNRFFREIFQEGNDLEVPNQDFDFLTHDLMVKKDG, from the coding sequence ATGGAAAAGTCACTTAATACACGGTCGATGATCTTTACGTTGTATGGAGATTATGTCCGTTATTATGGAAATGTTATATGGATTGGAAGCTTGATTCGGCTGTTAAAAGAATTTGGTCATAATGAGCAATCAGTTCGCGCTGCTATTTCTAGAATGAACAAACAAGGCTGGGTTCAATCTGAAAAAAGGGGCAATAAAAGTTATTATTATTTAACCGATATTGGGAAGGAGCGAATGGAAGAAGCCGCTGAACGTATTTATAAAATTACTTCGCATTCTTGGGATGGAAAATGGCGCATATTAATGTACACAATCCCAGAGGAGAAACGAAATATTCGTGATGAGCTACGGCAAGAGCTTGTATGGAGTGGTTTTGGCTCACTTTCTAATAGTTGTTGGATTTCTCCTAATAAATTGGAGAAACAAGTCGATAATTTAATCGAAAAATATGATATTACATCGTATGTTAATTTTTTTATTTCTGATTATGTTGGTCCACATTCGGATGAGCATCTTGTTAATAATTGTTGGGATTTAGATGAAATTAATGAACGGTATGAGGAATTTATCCAAAAATATAGTCAAAAGTATGTGATTGATAAAAATAAGATTGCAAAAGGTACAATGACAGATGGGGAATGTTTTGTTGAACGAACGATCCTCGTCCATGAGTATCGCAAATTCTTATTTATCGATCCTGGTTTGCCTGCTGAACTATTACCCGATAGGTGGCTTGGGGATTCGGCCGCTACTTTATTTTCCGACTATTATAAAGCACTGGCCGAGCCTTCCAACCGATTCTTTCGAGAAATTTTCCAAGAAGGCAATGACTTAGAAGTCCCTAATCAGGATTTTGATTTTTTAACACATGATCTTATGGTTAAAAAGGATGGATAA
- the paaI gene encoding hydroxyphenylacetyl-CoA thioesterase PaaI → MDQKLISKFQEDSFAKLLGIEIEKVEDGFAQVSMNVKSEMLNFHGTANGGAVFSLADVAFACASNSHGQTAVGITVNIHYMNAGFENERLIATATEDTKSSRLGLYRIEVKNEKEDLVALAEGMVYRKKEQVI, encoded by the coding sequence ATGGATCAAAAACTAATAAGTAAGTTTCAAGAAGATAGTTTTGCCAAGTTATTAGGAATTGAAATTGAGAAAGTAGAAGATGGCTTTGCGCAAGTTTCAATGAATGTTAAATCTGAAATGCTAAATTTTCATGGCACCGCAAATGGTGGTGCAGTATTTTCACTTGCTGACGTTGCCTTCGCTTGTGCGAGTAATTCCCATGGTCAAACGGCGGTAGGAATTACAGTGAACATTCATTATATGAATGCAGGATTTGAGAATGAGCGTTTAATAGCTACTGCTACAGAAGATACAAAATCTAGTCGCCTTGGTTTGTATCGCATTGAGGTCAAAAATGAAAAAGAAGATTTAGTCGCATTAGCTGAAGGGATGGTGTACCGCAAGAAGGAACAGGTCATCTAA
- a CDS encoding enoyl-CoA hydratase-related protein: protein MYTTINYEIKNKVAYVTLDRADKLNSFTPDMNKEVIQALRSAEKDSEVRCIVITGAGRAFSAGEDLAGVSEDTDHAEFLRQRYNPMIKKIASVEKPVVAAVNGVAAGAGMSLALACDFRIASEKASFLEAFIHIGLIPDSGSLYYLPRIVGHAKAMELAVLGEKVKASEAKELGLVTKVIELENWDEEVAAFSERLANLPTKAVGIIKRYLYESTLQPLDEMLEKEAYGQRTAGLTDDHQEGLKAFVEKRNPEFTGK, encoded by the coding sequence GTGTATACAACGATTAATTATGAAATAAAAAACAAAGTTGCATACGTAACGTTAGACCGTGCTGATAAACTAAATTCTTTTACACCAGATATGAATAAAGAAGTTATTCAAGCATTACGATCTGCTGAAAAAGACAGTGAAGTGAGATGTATTGTTATTACTGGGGCAGGAAGAGCTTTCAGTGCTGGAGAAGATTTAGCAGGTGTTAGTGAAGATACAGACCATGCTGAATTTTTAAGACAACGTTATAACCCAATGATTAAAAAGATTGCTAGCGTTGAAAAACCAGTAGTTGCGGCAGTTAATGGGGTTGCTGCAGGGGCAGGAATGAGTTTAGCTTTGGCTTGTGATTTTCGAATTGCCTCTGAAAAAGCTAGTTTCTTAGAAGCTTTCATTCATATTGGTTTAATTCCAGACTCCGGTAGTTTGTATTACCTACCTAGAATCGTAGGGCATGCAAAAGCAATGGAACTAGCGGTATTAGGTGAAAAGGTAAAAGCTTCTGAAGCTAAAGAGCTTGGGTTAGTGACAAAAGTGATCGAGCTTGAAAATTGGGATGAAGAAGTGGCTGCTTTTAGTGAAAGGTTAGCGAACCTCCCAACTAAAGCTGTAGGAATTATCAAGCGTTATTTATATGAAAGCACGCTCCAACCACTTGATGAAATGCTTGAAAAAGAAGCTTATGGTCAACGAACGGCTGGACTAACAGACGATCATCAAGAAGGACTAAAAGCATTTGTTGAAAAAAGGAATCCAGAATTTACAGGAAAATAA
- a CDS encoding enoyl-CoA hydratase-related protein encodes MGKVECTIEQGLARVTINRPEALNCFDYETLTALDDIISDIHVNKEVRVVVITGAGEKAFSAGADLKERKTLNESQVRRNVKAIRDVFTAIENLPQPTIAAINGYALGGGFELALACDFRIAATEAQMGLTELSWAIIPGAGGTQRLPRLIGQAKAMELILMAKKIPASEALELGILNRVVERDNLMLECEEFAGKMLENGPLALQQAKYAIRHSGDVDIHTGLAMEAKAYEVIIPTKDRIEALEAFAEKRKPNFKGE; translated from the coding sequence ATGGGAAAAGTAGAGTGTACGATTGAACAAGGTCTAGCTCGTGTAACGATTAACAGACCAGAAGCTTTGAACTGTTTTGATTACGAAACGTTAACTGCGTTAGATGATATCATCAGTGATATTCATGTTAACAAAGAGGTTCGTGTAGTCGTGATTACTGGTGCAGGGGAAAAAGCGTTTAGTGCTGGTGCTGACTTAAAAGAGCGAAAAACATTAAATGAATCACAAGTTAGAAGAAATGTAAAAGCAATTCGTGATGTATTTACTGCGATCGAGAACCTACCACAACCAACAATTGCTGCTATCAATGGATATGCTCTTGGCGGTGGCTTTGAGCTTGCTCTTGCATGTGATTTTCGAATTGCAGCTACTGAAGCACAGATGGGGCTTACAGAATTAAGCTGGGCAATCATCCCTGGAGCTGGTGGTACACAACGTCTTCCTCGATTAATCGGACAGGCAAAAGCAATGGAGCTAATTTTGATGGCAAAGAAAATCCCAGCTTCGGAAGCATTAGAATTAGGTATCTTAAATCGGGTTGTTGAAAGAGATAACCTGATGCTTGAATGTGAAGAATTTGCTGGTAAAATGTTAGAGAATGGTCCACTAGCACTTCAACAAGCGAAATATGCCATCCGCCATAGTGGAGATGTAGATATCCACACTGGATTAGCGATGGAAGCAAAGGCCTATGAGGTCATTATTCCGACAAAGGATCGTATTGAAGCATTAGAAGCATTTGCTGAGAAAAGAAAACCTAATTTCAAGGGAGAGTAG
- a CDS encoding thiolase family protein, with translation MKEVVIVDAVRTPIGKYKGGLKSVRPDDLGSIVIQSLIERNPDVDPKEIEEVVLGNANGAGEDNRNVARMSALLAGLPVEVGGTTINRLCGSGLDAVTYAARAIAVGQGDVFIAGGTESMTRAPLVMGKPEVDYPRGDMKMFDTTIGWRFINPALEQQYGTDSMPKTAENVAEQFEISREEQDKFAYESQQKAKKAMDEGRFDQEIVPVTYKDRKGNEIVVDTDEHPRPTSTLEKLGKLKPIFEGGSVTAGNASGVNDGASALLMMSADKAKELGLKPLARYVTSAVAGLEPRIMGIGPIYASRKALQRANLGINDIGLVELNEAFASQSLECIKQLELDPSIVNVNGGAIAFGHPLGASGARILTTLIHEMKKQNVQHGLATMCIGVGQGIAAIVENID, from the coding sequence ATGAAAGAGGTAGTAATAGTAGATGCGGTGCGTACGCCGATTGGTAAATATAAAGGGGGATTAAAGTCAGTACGCCCTGATGATTTAGGGAGTATTGTTATTCAATCACTCATCGAGCGTAACCCAGATGTGGATCCAAAAGAAATTGAAGAGGTTGTCCTTGGTAATGCAAATGGTGCAGGTGAAGATAACCGTAACGTAGCAAGAATGTCTGCGTTATTAGCTGGCTTACCGGTAGAGGTTGGTGGAACGACGATCAACCGTCTCTGTGGTTCAGGATTAGATGCTGTTACCTATGCAGCTCGAGCAATCGCGGTTGGACAAGGTGATGTTTTTATTGCTGGTGGTACTGAAAGTATGACACGTGCTCCATTGGTTATGGGGAAACCAGAGGTTGACTATCCGCGTGGAGACATGAAAATGTTCGATACGACCATTGGATGGAGGTTTATAAACCCAGCATTAGAGCAGCAATATGGGACAGATTCCATGCCTAAAACTGCAGAGAATGTTGCTGAGCAGTTCGAAATTTCTCGAGAAGAGCAAGATAAATTTGCTTATGAAAGTCAACAAAAAGCGAAAAAGGCAATGGATGAAGGGCGCTTTGATCAAGAGATTGTACCTGTGACTTACAAAGATCGTAAAGGTAATGAAATTGTTGTTGATACTGATGAACATCCAAGACCTACGAGCACTCTTGAAAAGTTAGGGAAGCTTAAGCCAATTTTTGAAGGTGGTAGTGTAACTGCGGGGAACGCATCTGGAGTTAATGATGGTGCTTCGGCTTTACTAATGATGAGTGCAGATAAAGCAAAAGAACTTGGCTTAAAACCATTAGCTCGGTATGTCACGTCTGCGGTGGCTGGTTTGGAACCAAGAATTATGGGAATTGGGCCTATCTATGCATCGAGAAAAGCATTACAGCGTGCGAATTTAGGCATTAATGATATTGGTCTAGTTGAACTGAATGAGGCTTTTGCTTCTCAATCATTAGAGTGTATTAAACAATTAGAGCTCGACCCTAGCATTGTCAATGTCAATGGTGGAGCAATAGCATTTGGTCATCCGCTTGGGGCAAGTGGTGCTAGAATATTAACAACGCTTATTCATGAGATGAAAAAGCAAAATGTACAACATGGGTTAGCTACAATGTGTATCGGGGTCGGCCAAGGAATTGCAGCTATTGTTGAAAATATTGATTAA
- a CDS encoding NAD(P)H-dependent flavin oxidoreductase codes for MNILCRKLGLEYPMLQGGMGNVSHPNLTAAISEAGGLGTLGAGTMTPAELEEKIIGVKEKTDKAFCMNIPITVQPYFEEIVDLVFKHKIPVVSLSAGNPVPLIPKFQEKGIKVICVVASVKQAIKVDRAGADVIVGEGYEAAGINSNFETTTLTLIPQIVNVVEAPVVAAGGIGDGRGLLAMLSLGASGVQMGTRFIATKEALVHDNYKQLITDAGDTDTVIVGRSVGRVRRLLNTEYANKLIEAELQGVTLEEFNEKTNEDCHIAGAIEGKLAKGHVNGGQVAGLIEDIPSVSDLLEDMMKQATAQNEAIMNNFVVRK; via the coding sequence ATGAATATATTATGTAGGAAACTAGGATTGGAGTATCCAATGTTACAAGGAGGGATGGGGAACGTAAGTCATCCTAATTTAACAGCTGCTATATCTGAGGCAGGAGGGTTAGGTACATTAGGGGCTGGAACGATGACCCCAGCTGAATTAGAAGAGAAAATTATCGGTGTCAAAGAGAAGACAGACAAGGCATTTTGTATGAATATTCCTATTACGGTGCAGCCGTACTTTGAGGAAATTGTTGACCTTGTATTCAAGCACAAAATTCCGGTTGTCTCATTATCAGCAGGAAATCCGGTACCGCTAATTCCAAAATTTCAAGAAAAAGGGATCAAGGTGATTTGTGTAGTCGCTTCAGTTAAGCAGGCGATAAAGGTTGACCGAGCAGGGGCTGATGTGATTGTTGGTGAAGGGTATGAAGCTGCAGGTATTAATTCAAACTTTGAAACAACGACATTGACTTTGATACCACAGATTGTCAATGTAGTAGAGGCCCCAGTTGTTGCTGCTGGCGGAATTGGGGATGGACGTGGTTTGTTAGCAATGCTGTCATTAGGTGCCTCGGGTGTTCAAATGGGGACAAGGTTTATTGCAACGAAAGAAGCGCTCGTTCATGATAATTATAAGCAGCTGATCACGGACGCTGGTGACACTGATACGGTTATCGTCGGAAGGTCTGTTGGTAGGGTACGACGACTATTAAATACGGAATATGCTAACAAGTTAATAGAAGCAGAACTGCAAGGGGTAACGTTGGAAGAATTTAATGAGAAGACAAATGAAGATTGTCATATCGCTGGGGCGATTGAAGGAAAACTAGCAAAAGGACATGTAAATGGTGGACAGGTTGCTGGTTTGATTGAGGATATCCCAAGTGTATCAGACTTGCTTGAAGATATGATGAAACAAGCGACTGCTCAAAATGAAGCGATCATGAATAACTTCGTTGTAAGAAAATAA